GGCCAGGCCCGCTTCCTCAATCATCACGCCGAAGTTGCGGGTGATGGTGCCGGTCGGGTCGCCGACCATCACGTAGTCGATCTTCTTGATGGCTTCCGACGTGTCGTGCCACGCCTTGTGGCTGAAGTGCGTGTCGGTCGAGACGCTGTAGATCTCGACGCCCAGCTTCTTGAACTCGGCGTAGCTGTTGGCCAGGTCCTCGAGCTCGGTCGGGCACACGAAGGTGAAGTCGGCCGGGTAGAAGAACACGACCGACCACTTGCCTTTGCCCTTGAGGTCGGCGTCGGTCACGTCGATGAACTTGCCCT
This DNA window, taken from Reyranella humidisoli, encodes the following:
- the ahpC gene encoding alkyl hydroperoxide reductase subunit C, giving the protein MSLINTEIKPFKATAFQKGKFIDVTDADLKGKGKWSVVFFYPADFTFVCPTELEDLANSYAEFKKLGVEIYSVSTDTHFSHKAWHDTSEAIKKIDYVMVGDPTGTITRNFGVMIEEAGLADRGTFVVDPDGKIQIVEITAGGIGRDASELLRKVKAAQYVAAHPGEVCPAAWKEGEKTLAPSLDLVGKI